From one Paenibacillus sp. FSL K6-1330 genomic stretch:
- a CDS encoding YheC/YheD family protein, producing the protein MKYKSSTIKSKWKKTKWLNEDPYFRQYVPHTLPFSKKNLNSMLADYSTVFFKPTDGSGGNNIIRIRKTDGGYQSQLNTKKTSYSSSSQLYRDLNRFAGSRPYLLQKGIRLAKSNGKPFDIRVMVQKTRQGAWVSTALFTKVGNPNKVATNYNQGGTIGTFRKTMSGANFASAFTQQLESELKGLGVAVGKNFDRHYKGFNELGLDVAVDSKGRPWILEVNTRPQVYPLKNLKDKSLYHKVLSYGKQYGRTK; encoded by the coding sequence ATGAAATATAAAAGCAGCACCATCAAAAGCAAATGGAAGAAAACGAAATGGCTGAACGAGGATCCTTATTTCAGACAATACGTGCCGCACACATTGCCGTTCAGCAAAAAAAACCTGAACTCTATGCTGGCGGACTACTCCACGGTTTTCTTCAAACCTACGGATGGTTCAGGCGGCAATAACATCATCCGAATCCGCAAAACGGACGGGGGCTACCAAAGCCAGCTGAATACCAAGAAAACGTCATACTCCAGCTCATCTCAATTGTACCGTGATCTGAACCGCTTTGCAGGGAGCAGACCCTACCTGCTGCAAAAAGGAATTCGTCTGGCCAAAAGCAATGGCAAGCCATTTGATATCCGGGTAATGGTCCAGAAGACTAGGCAGGGAGCCTGGGTCAGCACCGCCCTGTTCACCAAAGTCGGCAACCCTAACAAAGTCGCCACCAATTATAATCAAGGCGGCACCATTGGCACGTTCCGCAAGACGATGAGCGGCGCCAATTTCGCCTCGGCCTTCACCCAACAGCTGGAATCCGAGCTCAAAGGACTTGGCGTGGCGGTAGGTAAAAACTTTGACCGCCATTACAAAGGATTTAACGAACTCGGCCTGGATGTGGCAGTCGATTCCAAGGGGAGGCCCTGGATTCTAGAGGTCAACACCAGACCCCAAGTTTATCCGCTCAAAAACTTGAAAGACAAAAGCCTGTACCATAAGGTGCTGTCTTACGGGAAGCAATATGGGCGTACGAAATAA
- a CDS encoding LuxR C-terminal-related transcriptional regulator, whose amino-acid sequence MKLLTDSPILKMKISLPGLKKHLIHRDRLIQAMTAGHNGQLTTIIAPAGYGKSTLLAQWAHGANERCAWVSLDERDNDPVRFWRYVTAALASVLPEQQGDRLMNHTHLLPSASIESFLDTLISELYEEHEPLNLILEDLHSIHYHAIHAGISYLIDYLPEPIHLFISSRTELPFPTMKGMVNHEVNHIGMKQLEFTSDETERFFRHESDSSQPRLTPMQLDALLNRTEGWITGLQLASLSLRNGRDLEPFVEDMKGNQLLISKYLFQEVIGRLSSEVLTFLLQTAVLSELHPQVCDAVTDLSDSRPMLEELQKLNLFLVPLDEHHTCYRYHHLFSQFLLDLLLREDNGEYTKRHRLAGQYYASAGSMDEAIDHMFAAQDIDGAVNLLEQHMQTVLERGEIATLLEWFDRIPSPFSTTLEMSLAHAFIMVLAGDLERSERMLSQIEETCAALASSDRREQLRSSLLFVRSNLVFLNGDFGKWFAFSEGILDNAMPDNPIYYQFDYNRQEPYVRRTPLGMKGALSADTEKIAHLFTGVLESHGWAHSLMNLYVKQSLCEGYYEWNRLADCRQLLVQIRNAPPAKETMGLFVPLHITEAKLYAAEGKFHLAHYALDEAWTAVIGRKASPWLTPLKAIRCMLYIREGRITEARKEAAGLPISVKDRPTYSRETEYLAFVRLLGKQRREAEALHLLELLKPQAEREQQRSSIIEITGLQALLEYQRGQRKQSLHLLGDALRIGAQNGYVRSFLDEGEEMYQLLKLYANHQGQESGLQPEQHQLLEYVRILLEHFPDYPQADPSSAKLSPSVLPEQLNRNEMNLLHLIRQGAANKQMAAALGLSEGTVRVYLSRLYGKLGVTTRTQALVKAQSLNLLED is encoded by the coding sequence ATGAAATTACTGACTGATTCACCTATTCTGAAAATGAAAATAAGCCTTCCCGGGTTAAAAAAGCATCTCATTCACCGGGATCGGCTTATTCAAGCGATGACAGCAGGCCACAATGGACAACTAACTACCATTATTGCCCCTGCCGGATACGGCAAATCGACACTGCTGGCCCAGTGGGCCCATGGAGCCAACGAGCGATGCGCCTGGGTGTCGCTGGATGAACGGGATAACGATCCCGTCCGCTTTTGGCGATACGTAACAGCCGCCTTGGCTTCGGTTCTTCCAGAACAGCAAGGAGATCGGCTTATGAACCATACGCATCTGCTGCCAAGCGCCTCGATTGAAAGCTTTCTGGATACGCTGATCAGTGAATTATACGAGGAGCATGAACCCCTCAATCTCATTCTCGAGGACCTGCATAGCATTCACTATCATGCAATCCATGCGGGGATTTCCTACTTGATTGATTACCTCCCTGAGCCTATTCATCTATTCATCTCCTCCCGAACCGAGCTTCCATTCCCCACAATGAAAGGGATGGTTAACCATGAGGTCAACCATATCGGAATGAAGCAGCTGGAATTCACCTCTGATGAAACCGAGCGCTTTTTCCGGCATGAATCAGATAGCAGTCAGCCCCGTCTAACTCCGATGCAGCTGGATGCATTGCTTAATCGAACGGAAGGCTGGATAACCGGGCTCCAGCTTGCTTCGCTTTCCCTGCGAAACGGCCGCGATCTGGAGCCATTCGTCGAAGATATGAAGGGAAATCAACTTCTGATCTCAAAATATCTGTTCCAGGAGGTGATAGGCAGGCTATCTTCCGAGGTGCTTACTTTTCTGCTGCAGACCGCAGTCCTGTCGGAGCTTCATCCACAGGTGTGCGATGCTGTAACCGATCTCAGCGACAGCCGCCCGATGCTGGAGGAGCTGCAGAAGCTGAATCTGTTTCTGGTTCCACTGGATGAACATCATACCTGCTATCGCTATCATCATCTGTTCTCGCAGTTTCTGCTGGACCTCCTGCTGCGTGAAGATAACGGGGAGTATACGAAGCGTCATCGGCTTGCCGGGCAATATTACGCTTCTGCCGGTTCTATGGATGAGGCCATTGACCATATGTTTGCAGCGCAGGACATTGATGGGGCCGTGAACTTGCTGGAGCAGCATATGCAAACCGTGCTTGAACGGGGGGAAATTGCTACCTTGCTAGAATGGTTTGACCGCATCCCATCCCCATTCTCGACGACACTTGAAATGTCATTAGCGCATGCCTTTATCATGGTTCTGGCAGGGGATCTGGAGCGATCTGAGCGCATGCTGTCTCAGATTGAAGAAACGTGCGCCGCACTCGCGTCATCAGATCGACGGGAGCAGCTCCGAAGCAGCCTCCTGTTCGTGCGTTCCAACCTTGTTTTTCTGAACGGGGACTTCGGCAAATGGTTCGCTTTCAGCGAAGGCATCCTCGACAACGCTATGCCCGACAATCCGATCTACTATCAATTCGATTACAACCGTCAGGAGCCTTACGTAAGACGTACACCGCTTGGCATGAAGGGAGCTCTCTCCGCTGATACGGAGAAGATCGCACATCTGTTTACCGGCGTGCTGGAATCCCATGGATGGGCGCATTCGCTCATGAATTTATATGTAAAGCAATCCTTGTGCGAGGGGTATTATGAATGGAATCGGCTTGCCGACTGCCGCCAGCTGCTGGTACAGATTCGAAATGCGCCCCCCGCCAAAGAAACCATGGGTTTGTTCGTGCCGCTTCATATAACCGAAGCCAAGCTGTACGCTGCGGAGGGGAAGTTTCATCTGGCCCATTATGCTCTGGATGAAGCATGGACCGCTGTCATCGGCAGGAAAGCCAGCCCATGGCTTACTCCATTAAAGGCTATACGATGCATGCTCTATATTCGGGAAGGGCGTATAACCGAAGCCCGCAAGGAAGCGGCCGGCCTCCCGATTTCCGTCAAGGACCGACCAACCTATAGCCGGGAAACCGAATATCTGGCGTTCGTTCGCCTGTTAGGCAAACAGCGCAGGGAAGCCGAGGCGCTTCACCTCCTGGAGCTGTTAAAACCCCAAGCCGAGCGCGAACAGCAACGATCCAGCATCATCGAGATCACAGGCCTGCAAGCGCTGCTGGAATATCAGCGTGGTCAACGAAAGCAGTCCCTTCATCTCCTTGGCGACGCATTGCGTATTGGAGCACAGAACGGTTATGTCCGTTCCTTCCTGGACGAAGGAGAGGAGATGTACCAGCTGCTGAAGCTGTATGCAAACCACCAAGGACAAGAAAGCGGCTTACAGCCGGAGCAGCATCAGCTGCTTGAATATGTACGCATCCTGTTGGAGCATTTTCCGGATTATCCCCAAGCGGACCCTTCATCCGCCAAGCTATCCCCGTCTGTTCTCCCGGAACAGCTGAATCGGAATGAAATGAATCTCCTGCATCTGATCCGGCAAGGTGCCGCCAATAAACAGATGGCCGCAGCACTTGGCCTGTCCGAAGGAACAGTCCGGGTATATTTATCCAGACTGTATGGCAAGCTCGGCGTGACTACCCGCACGCAGGCTCTGGTTAAAGCCCAGTCATTAAACCTGCTAGAGGATTGA
- a CDS encoding MATE family efflux transporter has product MSLFVREKGFYKSFFWLTLVIGMQNLISVGVNLSDNVMLGGYSESALSGVALATQIQFLLHMLVMGVCEGLVIMSSRFWGAKDLGSIKKAASIGMRMAIFLSIVLWIVVFFSPHEVLSLFTKEENVIAAGVEYLRIICFSYIFFAVTSSLLASLRSVETVKIGFVVSLSTLIINICLNYILIYGYLGFPELGVAGSAIATLTARIIECVIVLVYIKRFDRKILLKLQDFLQFDMELFKQYIRVGSPILLSNTIWGLAMAAQTAILGHMGESAIAANSIATTIFQMVTVIVYASASATAVLIGKTIGEGLMDKIISYAKTLQILYILLGLLTGAVLFVIKDFVLGFYSISDEAKTLALHFMTVLSITVVGTAYQMPALTGIVRSGGDTRFVLYNDLIFMWLIVLPSSALCAFVFDLSPLAIFICLKSDQILKCFVAIVKVNRFKWIRSFSS; this is encoded by the coding sequence ATGAGTTTATTTGTTCGCGAAAAAGGGTTCTACAAAAGCTTTTTCTGGCTGACGCTTGTGATCGGGATGCAGAACCTGATATCGGTCGGCGTGAATTTGTCGGACAATGTCATGCTGGGAGGATACAGTGAATCGGCCCTATCGGGTGTTGCCCTCGCGACCCAGATCCAATTCCTGCTGCACATGCTAGTTATGGGCGTATGCGAAGGATTGGTCATCATGTCGTCCAGATTCTGGGGAGCGAAGGATTTAGGCTCCATCAAAAAAGCAGCAAGCATCGGCATGCGCATGGCCATTTTCCTCAGTATTGTGTTATGGATAGTCGTGTTCTTTTCTCCGCATGAGGTACTGTCCTTGTTTACGAAGGAAGAGAATGTTATAGCCGCAGGTGTGGAATATTTACGAATCATCTGTTTCTCTTATATCTTCTTTGCCGTCACCAGTTCCTTGCTGGCTTCACTGCGAAGCGTGGAAACGGTGAAAATCGGCTTTGTGGTATCGTTATCGACCCTGATTATCAACATCTGCCTGAACTATATCCTCATCTACGGGTATTTAGGTTTTCCTGAACTGGGTGTGGCCGGATCGGCTATCGCTACCCTGACGGCTAGAATCATTGAATGTGTGATCGTCCTGGTGTACATTAAACGATTTGATCGCAAAATTTTGCTGAAGCTGCAGGATTTCCTGCAGTTCGATATGGAGCTCTTCAAACAGTACATTCGCGTAGGCTCCCCGATTCTGCTGTCGAACACGATATGGGGGCTTGCCATGGCGGCACAAACTGCCATTCTGGGGCATATGGGAGAATCGGCAATCGCGGCCAACAGTATTGCGACTACGATTTTCCAGATGGTGACAGTCATCGTTTACGCTTCGGCCAGCGCAACGGCTGTGCTGATTGGGAAGACCATCGGTGAAGGGTTGATGGACAAAATCATATCCTATGCCAAAACGCTGCAGATTCTGTATATCCTGCTCGGCTTGCTGACGGGCGCTGTGCTGTTTGTAATTAAGGATTTCGTCCTGGGCTTCTACTCCATATCCGATGAGGCGAAGACACTCGCGCTCCATTTCATGACAGTGTTGTCGATCACCGTAGTCGGAACGGCTTATCAGATGCCGGCATTAACGGGCATTGTGCGAAGCGGCGGAGACACCCGCTTTGTCCTTTACAACGATCTGATTTTTATGTGGCTGATCGTGCTGCCCTCCTCGGCATTATGCGCGTTCGTGTTCGATTTATCACCACTCGCTATATTCATTTGCTTGAAGTCCGATCAGATACTGAAGTGTTTTGTGGCGATCGTAAAGGTTAATCGATTCAAATGGATACGATCCTTCAGCTCATGA
- a CDS encoding MmcQ/YjbR family DNA-binding protein codes for MRSPLIAYCLSKKAATEDYPFGPLPIVMKVGGKMFALITIMAGEKVSHISLKCDPVIAENLRQQHDAVQPGYHLNKKHWNTITVDGSLTEADLQDMIDHSYDLVLKSLPKAQRDAISQRLV; via the coding sequence GTGCGAAGCCCACTCATTGCTTACTGTCTTTCTAAGAAAGCTGCAACCGAGGACTATCCATTCGGACCGCTTCCGATCGTCATGAAAGTCGGGGGCAAAATGTTTGCCCTGATTACCATAATGGCAGGAGAGAAGGTTAGTCATATTTCCCTGAAATGCGATCCGGTGATTGCAGAGAATTTGCGCCAGCAGCATGACGCGGTGCAGCCTGGTTATCATCTCAACAAAAAACATTGGAATACCATTACCGTGGATGGCTCCTTAACGGAAGCGGACCTCCAGGATATGATTGATCATTCCTATGATTTGGTGCTGAAGAGTTTACCGAAGGCTCAGCGCGATGCGATCTCTCAGCGGCTGGTATGA
- a CDS encoding S-layer homology domain-containing protein yields the protein MLRHSGKILLCIALLLMQMDWVFGYRQAFAATAVAPKLVAGYYHTASLVSSGEVYSWGYGDRGQLGDGSWSTRITPVMAKGLNHVIDIHSGVRSSMALRQDGTVWTWGANENGQLGIGTTTNVNAPTQVAGLSGIKAISGGLGYHGMALSENGSVWTWGRNVNGELGNGTTIQQNFPVQVSGLNDVTAIATGGYYSLALKSDGTIWAWGVNGDGELGDGTTTDRYMPVQVAGLTDVIAIAAGGSHSLAVKQDGTVWAWGKNTYGMLGDGTRTNRTRPVQVRSLEHIVAVAGGGYHSLAVDQAGNVWSWGDNSQKQLGLGSNGSSLIPAPVSGIEHVREISAGGYHSVAMKKDGTVWAWGFNSGGQIGDGTYNNTRDIPTLTKAVLDTTAPDTGSGILNPHSITADSVGLEWPKARDNMTEQHELQYLLYLSGSPNIGDVSQMERYGKPIGSYTADQTALAVNGLAEGTDYYFNVIAKDAVGRKSAYRMLKVTTKWPQIYSLIYDGNGNTTGNVPASSGLFARGEETVVAGNTGQLGKDGYTFVGWNTEADGSGIDYPAGGKLIFGTQDVTLYAKWSANPAPTELTAVSYTPAHQSVGVERDETLQVVFNEDVTAVSGKSITIRQASDQRVVETIDAADAGKVSVLGNTLTLDPLTAFDYGTTYYVEIESGAFTGNHSGTYFAGIQGGDTWSFTVREPATTPYDATLQALALNSPGAEVGLSPEFDRYHHDYKAQVANETERLTVTAQVYDARVQVSVSVYGEAGDLEVGPIDIFSGQESPEIPVSVGNHIIEVVVTAPDGQYLKYRVMVTRASSTGGGGVTPEEPGGGLSPGGTGSGSGYANSGSSGSATPAENRVNVRVTLNDESQEGMVTGLFHETDGHTVVSMKLDTAKLEARLKTVDYNPVIVIALAQPADHVYLEISGAAIDLLDAKQGAIEIRSVLGTFHVPAAVMASSRWQKSGSLDKPIAADQMLVTLTMAASDAAKVKAVQKAALQSGITLVGLPVDFEITAKVQDISLQLDPFPQYVEQRISWSQGASGHITTAARVEENGDFHHIPTRIEMKKDGSSEAVLHRLTAGTVALISHQASVADVSFHWSKDAVNDLASRLILDGSGRVKEPTNPGANQPERTRFAPDAHVNRAEFAAMIVRALGLHEVKGEIPAFQDVSASDWYSGVIAQAVQYELLQGYEDGRFRPTQGITRQEAIAVMARVMKLAGITTTVNEMESTGILSSFQDLQELSAWAKPAAAALVQQGIVHGADAGLKPLQKLSRGEAAVMLQRLLKAAELID from the coding sequence ATGTTAAGGCATTCAGGGAAAATCCTGCTATGTATAGCTTTGCTGTTGATGCAGATGGATTGGGTATTCGGATACCGGCAAGCCTTCGCAGCCACTGCGGTTGCACCGAAGCTTGTTGCCGGTTACTATCATACCGCTTCGCTTGTAAGTAGCGGCGAGGTTTATTCATGGGGGTATGGAGACAGGGGACAGCTGGGCGACGGCAGCTGGAGCACCCGGATCACTCCGGTCATGGCGAAGGGTTTGAACCATGTCATTGACATTCATTCCGGCGTCCGCAGCTCCATGGCGCTCCGCCAGGATGGAACGGTGTGGACCTGGGGGGCGAACGAGAACGGACAGTTGGGAATTGGAACGACAACAAATGTGAACGCCCCCACACAAGTTGCGGGTTTAAGCGGGATCAAGGCCATATCCGGCGGATTGGGCTATCACGGCATGGCGCTTTCCGAGAACGGAAGCGTATGGACTTGGGGGAGAAACGTCAACGGAGAGCTGGGCAATGGGACGACGATACAACAAAACTTCCCGGTTCAGGTGAGCGGTTTGAACGATGTGACGGCTATTGCGACTGGAGGATATTACAGTCTTGCGCTGAAATCGGACGGTACCATATGGGCCTGGGGCGTGAACGGAGACGGGGAGCTTGGCGATGGAACGACGACGGATCGATACATGCCTGTACAAGTTGCCGGGCTGACAGACGTCATTGCGATTGCCGCCGGGGGGTCTCATAGTTTGGCCGTTAAACAAGACGGCACCGTCTGGGCATGGGGAAAAAACACATACGGCATGCTTGGTGACGGCACGAGAACAAACCGAACGAGACCGGTGCAGGTTCGAAGCTTGGAGCATATTGTTGCGGTTGCAGGCGGTGGGTACCACAGTCTTGCAGTGGACCAAGCAGGAAACGTATGGAGCTGGGGGGATAACAGTCAGAAGCAGCTCGGCCTAGGCTCGAATGGTTCAAGCCTAATTCCGGCCCCTGTGTCAGGGATCGAGCATGTTCGTGAAATTTCCGCCGGCGGCTATCATAGCGTGGCGATGAAGAAGGATGGGACCGTCTGGGCATGGGGCTTTAACTCCGGAGGGCAAATCGGGGATGGAACCTACAACAATACCAGGGATATTCCTACCCTGACGAAGGCCGTGCTGGATACCACGGCGCCGGATACCGGCAGTGGGATTCTGAATCCGCACAGTATTACCGCGGACTCGGTTGGATTGGAGTGGCCCAAGGCCCGGGACAATATGACGGAGCAGCACGAACTGCAGTATCTATTATATTTGTCAGGCAGCCCGAATATCGGGGACGTAAGTCAAATGGAGAGGTATGGAAAGCCGATCGGCAGCTACACGGCGGATCAAACCGCACTTGCGGTAAACGGACTTGCGGAAGGCACGGATTATTATTTTAATGTCATCGCCAAAGATGCCGTCGGCAGAAAAAGCGCATACCGTATGCTGAAAGTGACAACGAAATGGCCGCAAATCTACTCGTTAATCTATGATGGCAACGGAAATACGACGGGGAATGTTCCGGCAAGCAGTGGTTTGTTTGCCAGAGGCGAAGAAACGGTTGTAGCGGGCAATACAGGCCAACTGGGCAAGGATGGATATACCTTCGTCGGCTGGAATACGGAGGCCGATGGAAGCGGGATCGATTATCCGGCTGGAGGCAAGCTTATATTTGGTACGCAGGATGTCACGCTGTATGCCAAATGGAGTGCGAACCCGGCACCAACCGAACTTACGGCGGTATCGTATACGCCGGCTCATCAGTCTGTCGGGGTTGAAAGAGATGAGACCTTGCAGGTTGTCTTTAATGAAGACGTGACGGCTGTGTCCGGTAAATCGATTACGATTAGGCAAGCTTCGGATCAGCGCGTCGTGGAGACCATCGATGCTGCTGATGCAGGTAAAGTCTCGGTTCTCGGGAACACGTTGACCCTGGATCCGTTGACCGCTTTCGACTATGGAACGACTTATTATGTCGAGATCGAGTCTGGGGCTTTTACCGGTAACCATTCGGGTACCTATTTTGCCGGAATTCAAGGCGGGGATACCTGGAGCTTTACGGTCAGGGAGCCAGCGACCACGCCGTATGACGCCACCTTGCAAGCATTGGCGCTGAATTCACCTGGAGCGGAAGTGGGTCTGAGCCCTGAATTCGATAGATACCATCATGACTACAAGGCACAGGTAGCCAATGAAACGGAACGCCTTACGGTGACTGCCCAGGTGTATGACGCTCGTGTACAGGTATCGGTCAGCGTGTACGGGGAAGCCGGGGATTTGGAAGTGGGGCCGATCGATATTTTCTCCGGTCAGGAGAGCCCGGAAATCCCGGTTTCCGTCGGTAACCATATAATCGAGGTCGTTGTGACGGCGCCGGATGGACAGTATCTGAAATATAGAGTGATGGTGACAAGAGCGTCGTCAACCGGAGGCGGAGGTGTAACGCCTGAAGAACCGGGAGGAGGTTTATCTCCTGGAGGTACTGGCTCAGGCTCAGGATACGCAAATTCAGGTTCATCAGGCAGTGCCACGCCAGCAGAGAACAGAGTGAATGTCAGAGTTACGCTAAACGATGAATCTCAGGAAGGGATGGTTACAGGCTTGTTCCATGAGACAGATGGACATACCGTCGTTTCGATGAAGCTGGATACGGCAAAGCTGGAAGCCCGTTTAAAGACCGTGGACTACAATCCGGTCATCGTCATTGCGCTTGCACAGCCTGCGGATCATGTCTACCTGGAAATAAGCGGTGCTGCAATTGACCTTCTTGATGCTAAGCAGGGCGCCATTGAAATCCGATCCGTTCTCGGTACCTTCCATGTTCCTGCTGCCGTGATGGCATCATCGCGCTGGCAGAAGTCGGGAAGTTTGGATAAGCCGATAGCGGCGGATCAAATGTTGGTGACTCTGACGATGGCTGCCAGCGATGCAGCTAAGGTAAAGGCTGTTCAGAAGGCGGCGCTGCAATCCGGCATAACCCTTGTCGGTTTGCCTGTCGATTTTGAAATTACAGCTAAAGTTCAGGACATATCCCTGCAATTAGATCCGTTTCCACAGTATGTGGAGCAGCGGATTTCATGGTCACAGGGAGCGTCAGGCCATATTACTACAGCTGCCCGGGTGGAAGAGAATGGAGATTTCCATCATATTCCGACGCGAATAGAGATGAAGAAGGATGGAAGCAGCGAGGCCGTTCTGCATCGCCTCACCGCCGGAACCGTTGCTCTCATATCTCATCAAGCGAGCGTTGCCGATGTTTCGTTTCATTGGTCCAAGGATGCCGTGAACGATCTGGCTTCGCGATTGATCCTTGATGGAAGCGGCCGGGTGAAGGAGCCCACAAACCCAGGTGCGAATCAGCCCGAGAGGACCCGTTTCGCTCCGGATGCTCATGTGAATCGTGCGGAGTTTGCTGCCATGATCGTCAGGGCACTCGGTTTGCACGAGGTGAAGGGCGAAATCCCTGCTTTTCAGGATGTCAGCGCAAGCGACTGGTATAGTGGCGTCATTGCACAAGCCGTACAGTATGAGCTTCTTCAGGGGTATGAGGACGGCCGTTTTCGGCCAACTCAAGGGATTACGCGCCAAGAGGCCATAGCGGTTATGGCTAGAGTGATGAAACTGGCAGGTATAACAACTACAGTGAATGAGATGGAATCAACTGGTATCCTTTCATCTTTTCAAGACCTCCAAGAGCTGTCCGCTTGGGCCAAACCGGCTGCTGCCGCGCTTGTGCAGCAAGGAATAGTCCATGGAGCCGACGCAGGGCTTAAGCCGCTGCAGAAGCTGTCCCGCGGCGAGGCGGCCGTCATGCTGCAGCGGTTATTGAAGGCAGCAGAGCTGATCGATTGA
- a CDS encoding chitinase gives MTVWKYPLSRKMTQRSMIAALGAALLMTPLHAFAADEAPQPEASSAHPAASTKSSTSAPAQITENLGGSLAIGEHRLTSRKEIDQNWDGLDPDYTPEKAIAAVRALLSEEDFEALFPFRLGSAEWFKISNGKEYYKADQTDYFSYDNLINAVAEVSNLKIKINTRQGTPSAQEIYRLDKDARVETLVVRSADFHSVENLNKDIETVIIDGGTFLKEGFKKDRKRELAAFLANLSHETGGGWATAPGGPLRWGLFWNENIAGRTGVNKDAFVDPASAVLYPGTPDKRYYGRGPIMLSWNFNYGLFSSIIYGDKSVLLDHPEIVAADGKIGYMTAILFWMTPQDPKPSAHDVMVGRWKPSPLEKFRGLGDPGFGTTVMVLNGLEANLGETEGSPVQRRAGHYRDITSRMGVDITGEKVDTLGMRPF, from the coding sequence ATGACCGTGTGGAAATATCCGTTATCCCGCAAAATGACCCAGCGAAGTATGATTGCAGCCCTCGGCGCTGCGCTCCTCATGACCCCGCTTCATGCCTTTGCAGCCGATGAAGCGCCCCAGCCCGAAGCATCTTCCGCTCATCCGGCAGCCAGCACCAAATCCAGCACCTCAGCTCCAGCACAAATCACGGAGAATCTAGGCGGTTCCCTAGCGATCGGGGAGCACCGGCTAACCAGTCGTAAGGAGATCGACCAGAATTGGGATGGCCTCGATCCGGATTACACACCGGAGAAGGCGATCGCCGCTGTTAGAGCACTGCTTTCGGAGGAAGACTTTGAGGCGTTGTTCCCTTTCCGGCTAGGCTCGGCGGAATGGTTTAAAATCTCCAATGGCAAAGAATACTATAAAGCCGATCAGACCGACTATTTCTCATACGACAACCTCATCAACGCGGTCGCGGAGGTCTCCAATCTGAAGATCAAGATCAACACGCGGCAAGGAACCCCTTCCGCGCAGGAGATTTACCGATTAGACAAGGATGCCCGCGTTGAAACACTCGTTGTGCGTTCAGCTGACTTCCATTCGGTTGAGAACCTTAACAAAGATATTGAAACCGTTATCATTGATGGCGGCACTTTCCTGAAGGAAGGGTTCAAGAAGGACCGCAAGCGTGAACTGGCCGCCTTCCTCGCCAATCTGTCCCACGAAACGGGCGGAGGCTGGGCTACCGCTCCGGGAGGACCGCTCCGTTGGGGATTGTTCTGGAACGAGAACATCGCCGGCCGGACTGGTGTCAACAAGGATGCTTTCGTCGATCCTGCCAGCGCGGTGCTGTATCCCGGAACACCAGACAAACGCTATTATGGACGGGGACCGATCATGCTCAGCTGGAACTTTAATTACGGCCTGTTCAGTTCCATCATCTATGGAGACAAAAGCGTGCTGCTGGACCATCCGGAGATCGTTGCCGCTGACGGCAAAATCGGCTACATGACCGCCATCCTGTTCTGGATGACGCCGCAGGACCCGAAGCCTTCCGCCCATGATGTGATGGTTGGCAGATGGAAGCCTTCCCCGCTTGAGAAGTTCAGAGGGCTGGGCGATCCCGGCTTCGGTACGACCGTGATGGTCTTGAACGGCCTGGAGGCTAACCTCGGTGAAACCGAGGGCAGCCCGGTGCAGCGCCGCGCCGGTCACTACCGCGATATTACAAGCCGTATGGGCGTTGATATTACCGGGGAGAAAGTGGATACTTTGGGCATGAGACCATTCTGA